Proteins from one Drosophila gunungcola strain Sukarami chromosome 3R, Dgunungcola_SK_2, whole genome shotgun sequence genomic window:
- the LOC128260263 gene encoding adenomatous polyposis coli protein yields the protein MTLNESDATRLELTRNFLELSRNPETCTALRSSDCIQLLVQILHANDEGLSTARKYASQALHNIVHSHPEEKERQREVKMLRLLDQILDYCNFLRTQLQSGGEAIADDEDRHPLAAMKLLMKASFDEDHRQTMCELGALKAIPNLVHLDHAVHGPAAAGREQCNALRSYGLMALTNLTFGDENVHNKSYLCGQRQFMEVVIAQLNTAPDELLQVLAGVLRNLSWRADKHMKTIFNELGTVTSLARAAMQNKSENTLKAILSALWNLSAHCSTNKAEFCAVDGSLAFLVGMLSYEGPSKTLKIIENAGGILRNVSSHIAVCEPYRQILRRHNCLAILLQQLKSESLTVVSNSCGTLWNLSARCPEDQQYLIDHNAIPLLRVLISSKNSMIAEGSASALKNLVNFRATLELMPNGDGGSLPLDKESGHGGTLPRRFSSLRLSSNPTGSLKKVRPSTVSTTGFLNRKCESRESVYSGKSDSTKYSTKSEGAKNPFEIVTPTEEQPIDYSMKYMEHKPNSSKTFEIDLDQPTDFSARYKERRSAQLAQPELKTETVEIRTKELQLAKSSSATELRIGPGNVTVSTSKQKLTTEAETESAERPINYCEEGTPGSFSRFDSLNSLTEKPEKCSAPKTPTKPTIQPGQLENRNTPQNIDSALETPLMFSRRSSMDSLVGDDETIACEDNGSVISEYSRMQSGVISPSELPDSPTQSMPQSPRRDRKVPIQNNSETPDRKPGNVFEDKLNRFHVEHTPAAFSCATSLSNLSMLDDSNANAIREQRTNDINGNGDAPRSYCTEDTPALLSKAPSNSDLSILSIPNDLNANEEPPVPAPRADVPGLDTRIPAEDAISKMRCGALPSYLPVSDEMSKYYVEDSPCNFSVISGLSQLTVGSGRAGPVTKLPMRASEPQAEAPKLPPRRSAVQNEAEPCLPPKRSESLSSLSMDSDDDCNLLSQAIAAGSCRPQPSGASTSSSLANASTSTLTRTNGQKKQEDGDKTGYSSDDSLDDEDDDARSKSLFEQCILSGMHKSNDALESEGEPPGQRQEMSARDRFVSNQVRQIESMLAGRQH from the exons ATGACGCTGAACGAGAGCGACGCCACACGCCTAGAGCTGACGCGCAACTTCCTGGAGCTGTCCCGCAATCCGGAAACATGTACCGCCCTGCGCAGCTCGGACTGCATCCAACTTCTGGTGCAGATCCTCCATGCCAACGACGAAGGTCTCTCCACGGCGCGGAAATACGCCAGCCAGGCGCTGCACAACATCGTGCACAGCCACCCGGAGGAAAAGGAGCGCCAGCGGGAGGTAAAGATGCTGCGACTGCTGGACCAGATCCTCGACTACTGCAACTTCCTGCGCACCCAGCTGCAAAGCGGGGGCGAGGCCATTGCGGATGATGAGGATCGGCATCCCCTGGCGGCCATGAAGCTACTAATGAAAGCCAGCTTTGACGAGGATCACCGGCAAACCATGTGCGAACTGGGGGCCCTTAAGGCGATCCCCAACCTGGTTCATCTCGATCATGCGGTCCATGGACCAGCGGCTGCTGGCAGGGAACAGTGCAACGCTTTGAGGAGCTACGGCCTCATGGCCCTCACGAATCTCACCTTCGGGGATGAGAACGTCCACAACAAGTCATACTTGTGCGGCCAGCGCCAATTCATGGAGGTGGTGATCGCCCAGCTGAACACGGCTCCAGATGAACTGCTACAG GTCCTTGCTGGAGTGCTTCGCAATCTCTCTTGGCGCGCAGACAAACATATGAAGACCATCTTCAACGAGCTCGGGACAGTGACATCATTGGCCCGGGCAGCcatgcaaaacaaaagcgaGAATACCCTAAAAGCCATACTTTCTGCCCTCTGGAATCTGTCGGCGCACTGCAGTACAAACAAAGCGGAGTTCTGTGCGGTGGACGGCTCACTGGCGTTTCTGGTGGGAATGCTCAGCTACGAGGGTCCGAGTAAAACACTTAAGATAATTGAAAATGCCGGAGGCATACTGCGGAACGTTTCCAGCCACATTGCTGTGTGTGAGCCCTACCGCCAAATCCTGCGCCGACACAATTGCCTGGCCATTCTGTTGCAGCAGTTAAAGTCGGAAAGTCTCACCGTGGTCAGCAACTCCTGTGGCACTTTATGGAACCTCTCGGCCCGCTGTCCCGAGGATCAGCAGTACCTCATCGACCACAATGCTATTCCGTTGCTGCGCGTCTTGATCAGCTCCAAGAACTCCATGATTGCCGAGGGCAGTGCCTCGGCTTTGAAGAATCTAGTAAACTTTAGGGCCACCCTGGAGCTTATGCCCAATGGAGATGGTGGCTCCCTGCCGCTGGACAAGGAGTCAGGCCATGGTGGTACCCTACCACGCAGATTCAGCTCACTGCGTCTCAGCTCCAATCCCACTGGATCGCTGAAAAAGGTACGACCATCAACAGTGAGCACGACTGGTTTCCTCAACAGAAAGTGTGAGAGTCGGGAGTCCGTTTACTCTGGCAAATCCGACTCCACTAAATACTCAACCAAGTCGGAGGGCGCAAAGAACCCTTTTGAGATTGTCACACCCACAGAGGAACAGCCCATTGACTACTCCATGAAGTACATGGAGCACAAACCCAATAGCAGTAAGACCTTTGAGATTGACTTGGACCAGCCCACAGATTTTAGTGCTAGATATAAAGAAAGACGATCCGCTCAGTTGGCACAGCCAGAGCTGAAGACGGAGACTGTTGAGATTAGGACCAAAGAGTTGCAACTGGCCAAGTCATCCTCGGCTACGGAGCTCCGAATTGGTCCAGGAAATGTGACGGTTTCGACATCCAAGCAAAAACTTACCACCGAAGCGGAGACGGAGTCAGCAGAGCGACCGATCAACTACTGTGAGGAGGGAACCCCCGGCAGCTTCAGTCGCTTCGATTCCCTCAACAGCCTGACTGAAAAACCGGAAAAGTGTTCGGCTCCAAAGACGCCAACGAAGCCCACAATTCAGCCGGGACAACTGGAGAACCGGAATACGCCCCAAAACATTGACTCTGCTCTGGAAACTCCACTAATGTTCTCGCGTCGCAGCTCGATGGACTCACTGGTGGGTGACGACGAGACCATTGCCTGCGAGGATAATGGTTCCGTGATCAGCGAGTACAGCCGGATGCAAAGTGGCGTCATCTCCCCCTCCGAACTACCCGATTCGCCCACCCAGAGTATGCCGCAGTCGCCGAGAAGGGATCGAAAGGTGCCCATTCAAAATAATTCGGAGACTCCTGACCGAAAGCCTGGCAATGTGTTCGAGGACAAGCTTAATAGATTCCACGTGGAGCACACGCCTGCCGCCTTTTCCTGTGCCACCAGTCTTAGTAACCTGAGCATGTTGGATGACTCTAATGCAAACGCCATTCGAGAACAGCGTACAAATGACATTAACGGAAATGGAGATGCTCCTCGTAGCTATTGTACGGAGGACACTCCGGCTCTGCTTTCTAAGGCGCCCAGCAACAGCGATTTGTCCATTCTGTCCATACCGAACGATTTGAATGCCAATGAAGAGCCGCCAGTGCCAGCGCCACGAGCAGATGTCCCCGGCCTGGACACTCGGATTCCGGCTGAAGATGCCATCTCCAAGATGCGCTGCGGCGCATTACCCAGTTATCTGCCAGTGTCGGATGAGATGAGCAAGTACTATGTGGAGGATAGTCCCTGCAACTTTTCGGTGATATCTGGACTCTCCCAACTTACGGTGGGCTCTGGACGAGCAGGACCGGTTACAAAACTTCCCATGAGGGCTTCGGAGCCACAGGCAGAGGCACCCAAGTTGCCTCCCAGACGGAGTGCAGTTCAAAATGAAGCAGAGCCATGTCTACCGCCGAAGAGAAGCGAATCGCTGAGTTCACTCTCCATGGACTCGGATGATGACTGCAATCTACTCAGTCAG gCTATTGCGGCGGGAAGCTGTCGGCCTCAACCCAGTGGTGCTAGCACTAGTTCCAGCCTGGCCAATGCCAGTACCAGCACTCTGACCAGGACAAATGGGCAAAAAAAGCAGGAGGATGGCGACAAGACGGGCTACAGCTCGGATGACTCTCTGGACGACGAGGACGATGATGCGAGATCCAAGTCGCTCTTTGAGCAGTGCATCCTCAGCGGCATGCACAAGTCCAACGACGCTTTGGAGTCGGAGGGAGAACCGCCGGGGCAGCGGCAGGAGATGAGTGCCCGGGATAGGTTTGTCAGCAACCAGGTGCGCCAGATTGAGTCCATGTTAGCCGGACGCCAGCACTAG
- the LOC128266394 gene encoding 28S ribosomal protein S24, mitochondrial, with the protein MNFLKKLVPQVAAEVQHLSRSSIHTSAVCCRVQSGRYRITTKRNRALTYEMANPPHFIGHRKSWNSWNTSTLKDAQRPSQTAIEDVFIRKFVTGTWHALVCSEIIIKRQHNSIRIAALIRQAITPRKMYFLIGYTEELLSYWMQCPVTLELQTVGDKKDVVFKYI; encoded by the exons ATGAACTTCTTGAAAAAG CTGGTGCCCCAGGTGGCTGCGGAGGTGCAGCACCTCAGCCGGTCAAGTATCCACACAAGCGCCGTCTGCTGTCGCGTGCAATCAGGGCGATACCGCATAACCACAAAGCGAAACAGGGCGCTCACCTACGAGATGGCCAATCCGCCGCATTTTATTGGCCACCGCAAGTCCTGGAACTCTTGGAACACAT CCACGCTAAAGGATGCCCAACGCCCGTCGCAGACTGCCATCGAGGATGTGTTCATCCGGAAGTTCGTCACTGGCACCTGGCACGCCCTTGTCTGCTCCGAGATCATCATCAAGCGACAGCACAACTCCATTCGGATTGCGGCCCTCATCAGGCAGGCGATCACCCCGCgtaaaatgtatttcctcATCGGTTATACGGAGGAGCTGCTCTCCTACTGGATGCAGTGCCCCGTGACGCTGGAACTGCAGACGGTGGGTGACAAAAAGGACGTGGTCTTCAAATACATTTAG
- the LOC128260273 gene encoding vesicular integral-membrane protein VIP36 gives MTKSLRAHRSLALLALLVAPFAVLADVDNPREPDYMKREHSLVRPFQGVGVVLPHWDFLGNTMVTSNYIRLTPDLQSKSGALWNYTPVMTRNWEVHVGFKVHGKGTELFGDGFAIWYTKERMKTGPVFGSNDHFSGLAIILDTYSNHNGPHNHQHPYLSAMVNNGSWSYDHDRDGTHTQLAGCEVRFRNVDYETLVSIRYENDILSVSTDLENRNEWKSCFVVANVELPTGYHFGMSATTGDLSDNHDIHSFKFYDLDSNLNHDEIIRRTNIIPNAKTFEPPREHKEDPKPGMSNAKIFFILLFVVVVAAAVAIFAISYFKDRNARKRFY, from the exons ATGACCAAGTCGTTGCGCGCACACCGTTCCCTGGCGCTGTTGGCGCTTCTCGTCGCCCCATTTGCGGTTCTGGCCGATGTGGATAATCCCAGGGAGCCGGACTACATGAAGCGGGAGCACAGTCTAGTGCGTCCATTTCAAG GCGTGGGCGTGGTACTGCCACACTGGGACTTCCTGGGCAACACAATGGTGACGAGCAACTACATAAGACTGACTCCGGACTTGCAGTCCAAAAGCGGCGCCCTTTGGAATTACACG CCCGTGATGACCCGCAATTGGGAGGTGCATGTGGGCTTCAAGGTGCACGGCAAGGGCACTGAACTCTTCGGCGACGGCTTTGCCATTTGGTATACCAAGGAGCGCATGAAGACAGGCCCAGTCTTTGGCAGCAATGACCACTTCTCCGGACTGGCCATCATCCTGGACACCTACAGCAATCACAATGGCCCACACAAT CACCAACATCCATATCTTAGCGCTATGGTAAACAATGGCAGCTGGAGCTACGACCACGATCGCGACGGAACGCACACCCAGCTGGCGGGCTGCGAAGTTCGCTTCCGCAATGTGGACTACGAGACGCTGGTCAGCATTCGGTACGAGAACGACATACTGTCGGTGTCAACGGATCTGGAGAACCGCAACGAGTGGAAGAGCTGCTTTGTCGTCGCCAACGTGGAGTTACCCACGGGTTACCATTTCGGCATGTCGGCCACGACAGGCGATCTGTCCGACAACCACGACATCCACAGCTTCAAGTTCTACGACCTGGACTCCAACTTAAAT CACGACGAGATTATCCGTCGCACCAATATCATACCGAATGCCAAGACCTTCGAGCCGCCGCGTGAGCACAAGGAGGACCCCAAGCCGGGCATGTCCAACGCTAAAATCTTCTTCATCCTTCTGTTCGTGGTGGTcgtggcggcggcggtggccatCTTCGCCATCTCCTATTTCAAAGATCGCAATGCGCGAAAACGTTTCTACTGA